The proteins below are encoded in one region of Candidatus Flexicrinis proximus:
- a CDS encoding iron-sulfur cluster assembly scaffold protein yields MTNDDLEFYREMILDHARTPRNWGLLAAPDFDHEELNPLCGDHLHLTLHVDETGIIREVGWGGHGCAISQASASMLGEKLIGMPLDQARRISRDELLEMVGLQLTPNRMKCALLSLKVLVIGTVGQHLWERIEDGE; encoded by the coding sequence ATGACTAATGACGATCTCGAATTCTACCGTGAAATGATCCTCGACCACGCCCGCACGCCCCGCAATTGGGGGTTGCTGGCCGCGCCGGACTTCGACCACGAAGAGTTGAACCCGTTGTGCGGTGATCATTTGCACCTGACCCTCCACGTGGACGAAACCGGCATCATCCGCGAAGTAGGGTGGGGCGGCCATGGCTGCGCCATCAGTCAGGCGTCTGCCTCCATGCTGGGCGAAAAACTGATCGGTATGCCACTCGATCAGGCTCGCCGGATCAGCCGCGACGAGCTGCTTGAGATGGTTGGTCTGCAGCTCACCCCTAACCGGATGAAGTGCGCGCTGCTATCGCTCAAGGTGCTGGTGATCGGCACGGTCGGCCAGCATCTTTGGGAGCGCATTGAGGATGGGGAGTAA
- the urtB gene encoding urea ABC transporter permease subunit UrtB: protein MNILVAQIFNGLSIGSILLLAALGLAFSFGLMKVINMAYGEFIMVGAYVTYFFQTFLAEPLRGADGQKEGLIFVLSIAAAFVISGALGLLLERFVIRRLYGRPLDTLLATWGIGLILQQAARSYSPRNLPITSPAWLNGRWVPVEGIGFPYARLFIIALAVICVIGVYWYLYHTSNGRRTRAVMQNREMASALGVPTRRVDAYTFALGTGLAGVAGSALTLIGQIGPQLGTGYIVDAFMVVVLGGVGSLPGTVLAAMVIGTLNPLFELGIASAGFDSAFSLGKVAVFLVIIAFLQFRPNGLLALRTRS from the coding sequence ATGAACATCTTAGTCGCACAGATCTTCAACGGCCTCAGTATCGGGTCGATTCTGCTGTTGGCGGCGCTGGGACTGGCCTTCTCCTTTGGCCTGATGAAAGTCATCAACATGGCCTATGGTGAGTTCATCATGGTTGGCGCCTATGTCACCTATTTCTTTCAGACATTTCTTGCCGAACCCCTGCGTGGCGCAGACGGTCAGAAGGAGGGTCTGATCTTCGTGCTGTCGATCGCGGCAGCCTTCGTGATTTCCGGCGCCTTGGGTCTGTTACTCGAACGCTTCGTCATCCGCCGGCTGTACGGGCGTCCCCTCGACACCCTGCTTGCAACCTGGGGCATCGGCCTGATCCTTCAGCAGGCCGCCCGCAGCTACAGCCCGCGCAACCTCCCGATCACATCTCCCGCCTGGCTGAATGGCCGGTGGGTTCCTGTTGAAGGCATCGGCTTCCCTTACGCGCGGCTGTTCATCATCGCCTTGGCGGTGATCTGCGTCATCGGCGTTTACTGGTACCTGTATCACACTTCCAATGGCCGCAGGACGCGCGCCGTAATGCAGAACCGCGAGATGGCATCCGCGCTCGGCGTGCCGACCCGCCGCGTTGATGCTTACACCTTTGCGTTGGGCACCGGTTTGGCAGGCGTCGCCGGCTCCGCCCTGACCTTGATCGGTCAGATCGGGCCTCAGCTCGGCACCGGCTACATCGTGGACGCCTTCATGGTCGTCGTGCTGGGCGGCGTCGGCAGCCTGCCGGGAACCGTCCTCGCCGCCATGGTCATCGGCACCCTCAACCCGCTCTTTGAGCTGGGGATCGCCTCGGCCGGCTTCGACTCGGCCTTCTCGTTAGGCAAGGTTGCGGTCTTCCTGGTCATCATCGCCTTCCTGCAGTTCCGGCCAAATGGGCTGCTTGCCCTCCGCACCCGCTCGTAG
- the urtC gene encoding urea ABC transporter permease subunit UrtC produces MTKRLSLPNTHALGFIVCGVILLGLPMLISNYQVNLLGRFLTYAMVAVGLDMLWGYTGMLSLGQGLFFSLGAYCFALYLNLETAGAKLPEFMGLYGVTELPFFWQPFYSPIFAALAAVILPMLIAGGIGFMIFRSRIQGVYFSIITQALTAIFALLLIGQQQVINGTNGITEMRTIFGARLAEPNTKVALYLATVVALGAVYLGCRAVIRSRFGRLLIAVRDDENRVRFMGYNPVLIKTLVFMLSAGIAGLAGILLVPQLGIISPKQLDIAASIGIVIWVAVGGRGHADRRDSGRAAGQYRQEHHQHLLPRYLAVNHGRAVRWRRASIPQRHCRLVHRCAALAPARPPKGRRASSGRANHRC; encoded by the coding sequence ATGACTAAACGGTTATCGCTCCCCAATACACACGCGCTGGGCTTCATCGTCTGCGGCGTGATCCTCCTCGGCCTGCCCATGCTCATCTCCAACTATCAGGTCAATCTCCTGGGCCGCTTTCTGACCTATGCCATGGTCGCGGTCGGCCTCGACATGCTCTGGGGATACACCGGCATGCTCAGCCTCGGTCAGGGACTGTTCTTCTCGCTTGGCGCCTACTGCTTCGCCCTCTACCTTAACCTGGAGACGGCCGGCGCCAAACTTCCCGAATTCATGGGCCTGTACGGGGTAACCGAGCTGCCGTTCTTCTGGCAGCCGTTCTACTCGCCAATCTTCGCGGCCCTAGCCGCGGTCATCCTGCCCATGCTTATCGCCGGCGGTATCGGCTTTATGATCTTCCGCAGCCGTATTCAAGGCGTCTATTTCTCGATCATCACCCAGGCGTTGACCGCCATTTTCGCCTTGCTTCTGATCGGCCAGCAGCAGGTGATTAACGGCACCAACGGCATCACCGAGATGCGCACAATCTTCGGTGCGCGCCTGGCTGAACCCAATACCAAGGTGGCGCTCTATCTCGCAACCGTCGTCGCGCTGGGTGCTGTCTACCTTGGCTGCCGCGCTGTGATCCGCTCGCGCTTCGGCCGTCTGCTGATCGCCGTGCGTGACGACGAAAACCGTGTGCGCTTCATGGGCTATAACCCCGTGCTGATCAAGACGCTGGTCTTCATGCTCTCCGCGGGGATCGCCGGTCTTGCGGGCATTCTGCTCGTCCCGCAGTTAGGCATCATCTCGCCCAAGCAGCTTGATATCGCCGCATCCATCGGGATCGTGATTTGGGTCGCCGTTGGCGGGCGGGGGCACGCTGATCGGCGCGATTCTGGGCGCGCTGCTGGTCAATACCGGCAAGAGCACCATCAGCACCTCTTACCCCGATATCTGGCAGTTAATCATGGGCGGGCTGTTCGTTGGCGTCGTGCTTCTATTCCCCAAAGGCATTGTCGGCTCGTCCACCGATGCGCTGCGCTGGCTCCGGCTCGACCGCCGAAAGGCCGTCGTGCGTCTTCCGGACGCGCCAACCATCGATGTTGA
- the urtD gene encoding urea ABC transporter ATP-binding protein UrtD — protein sequence MSDKILDVQGVTVSFDGFKVLDNLDFSIDRGELRFLIGPNGAGKSTLLDIITAKTRADKGKVTFDGNINVGRVTEHHLVRHGIGRKFQTPSVFGSLSVFENLEVAIGFMSPILQLGGQLSAPQRAAVEQTLETINLQDLRHTQAGILAHGQKQWLEIGMLLIQEPKLLLLDEPVAGMTRRERDYTGELLHKIAADRSILVVEHDMVFVRQFASTVTVLHMGKLLRQGPVEAIQADPEVIEVYLGRSHQRPAA from the coding sequence GTGAGCGACAAGATCCTCGATGTCCAAGGCGTGACCGTCAGCTTCGACGGCTTCAAGGTGCTGGACAATCTCGACTTTTCGATTGATCGCGGTGAACTGCGCTTTCTGATCGGGCCGAACGGCGCCGGAAAATCGACCCTCCTCGATATTATCACCGCCAAGACCCGCGCCGATAAAGGCAAAGTCACCTTTGACGGAAATATCAACGTCGGACGCGTCACCGAACACCATCTTGTGCGCCACGGGATTGGGCGCAAATTCCAGACTCCGTCGGTCTTTGGAAGCCTGTCCGTCTTTGAAAACCTCGAAGTCGCCATCGGGTTTATGAGCCCGATCCTCCAGCTCGGCGGCCAGCTTTCCGCCCCCCAGCGCGCCGCCGTCGAGCAAACGCTGGAGACCATTAACCTCCAGGATCTGCGCCACACCCAGGCCGGTATCCTCGCCCACGGTCAGAAACAGTGGCTCGAAATCGGCATGCTCCTCATCCAGGAGCCCAAGCTCCTCTTGTTGGATGAGCCGGTGGCCGGGATGACCCGCCGCGAACGTGACTACACCGGCGAACTTCTGCACAAAATCGCCGCCGACCGTTCGATCCTCGTCGTCGAGCATGATATGGTCTTTGTCCGCCAGTTCGCTTCCACCGTCACCGTGCTGCACATGGGGAAACTGCTCCGCCAGGGGCCGGTCGAAGCGATTCAGGCCGACCCCGAAGTGATCGAAGTCTATCTCGGCCGCAGTCACCAGCGCCCCGCAGCGTGA
- the urtE gene encoding urea ABC transporter ATP-binding subunit UrtE, with amino-acid sequence MLSVTNLEVFYGQSRILNDVTIDVPKGQVVCLMGRNGVGKTTLLKSVMGLLRARSGRITFEGTDITTFPSHRRAAAGIGYVPQGRGIFPHLTVYENLLMGLEALDQRDVRHNQSALHEVYEIFPVLRKMGSRMAGTLSGGQQQQLAIGRVLIRRPSLLLLDEPTEGIQPNIVQEIETLIHTLRERKSIGILLIEQFLDFALGIADTCYVMETGHIVSSGTVKDLGQDIIREHLSV; translated from the coding sequence ATGTTATCCGTCACCAATCTGGAAGTGTTCTACGGTCAAAGTCGTATCCTCAACGATGTAACCATCGACGTCCCGAAAGGGCAGGTCGTGTGCCTCATGGGGCGCAATGGCGTCGGCAAGACCACACTGCTCAAGTCCGTGATGGGCCTGCTCAGAGCGCGTTCGGGACGCATCACCTTTGAGGGGACCGACATCACCACCTTTCCGTCGCATCGGCGCGCGGCCGCTGGCATCGGCTATGTGCCGCAGGGCCGCGGGATCTTCCCGCATCTGACTGTTTACGAAAACTTGCTCATGGGCCTCGAAGCCCTCGACCAGCGCGATGTCAGGCACAACCAGTCCGCGCTCCATGAGGTTTACGAAATCTTCCCGGTGCTCAGGAAAATGGGCTCCCGCATGGCCGGGACGTTGAGCGGCGGCCAGCAGCAGCAGCTCGCCATTGGCCGCGTCCTCATCCGTCGGCCCTCGCTCCTCCTGCTTGACGAGCCGACCGAAGGCATCCAGCCCAACATCGTGCAGGAGATCGAGACCCTGATCCACACCCTTCGCGAACGCAAGTCGATCGGCATCCTGCTCATCGAGCAGTTCCTCGACTTCGCCCTTGGCATCGCCGATACCTGCTATGTCATGGAGACCGGCCATATCGTCTCCAGCGGCACCGTAAAAGACCTCGGACAGGACATCATCCGCGAACACCTGTCGGTCTAG
- a CDS encoding sugar ABC transporter permease, translated as MARFPFRLSGHQQAVLVLIPSVIVLAIFVYGFIGWTAYTSLTDAKLSSGPGDFIGLKNYTDLLTGLRFERFRTDMVNTVFFTAMFIGLCLGVGLLLAVLLDQKVVGEGVFRTIYLFPMALSFIVTGVVWKWLYHPTKGLNALPTLIGQPAGEFKWFISQDQWLQFSWQDLGVIYIPAFVLIVDAIMAFILIRWNRRGGQMPRFAVAGVLLLNTWVLLNGPRDLTTLRLPETHGFNLALIAVVLAASWQMSGYTMAMYLAGLRGIPDDLREAARVDGASEWQIYRYVILPLLQPITLSAMIILGHISLKIFDLIVGMGGFDNPYIDMPGVNMFVTAFRGDSTGRGAAIAMVLLVMVASVIVPYLRSALRSETEL; from the coding sequence ATGGCTCGCTTTCCTTTCCGCCTAAGTGGTCATCAGCAGGCCGTTTTAGTACTTATTCCTTCTGTTATCGTGCTTGCGATTTTTGTCTATGGCTTCATCGGCTGGACTGCCTATACCTCGCTCACCGATGCCAAGCTCTCGAGCGGTCCCGGCGACTTCATCGGTCTGAAAAATTACACCGACCTCCTGACTGGCCTCCGCTTCGAGCGTTTTCGTACCGACATGGTCAACACCGTCTTCTTCACCGCCATGTTCATCGGTCTGTGTCTGGGGGTCGGCCTGCTGCTTGCCGTATTGCTCGACCAAAAAGTTGTTGGCGAAGGCGTCTTCCGCACCATCTACTTATTTCCGATGGCGCTCTCCTTTATCGTCACCGGAGTGGTCTGGAAATGGCTGTATCACCCCACAAAAGGGTTAAACGCCCTTCCCACCCTCATCGGTCAGCCCGCCGGAGAGTTCAAATGGTTCATCAGTCAGGATCAATGGCTCCAGTTTAGCTGGCAGGACCTCGGCGTCATCTACATCCCGGCCTTCGTCCTGATCGTCGATGCGATCATGGCCTTCATTCTCATCCGCTGGAATCGCCGTGGCGGACAGATGCCTCGTTTCGCGGTTGCCGGCGTCCTGCTCCTGAATACCTGGGTGCTCTTGAACGGCCCGCGGGACTTGACGACGCTCAGGCTGCCGGAGACTCACGGCTTCAACCTCGCGCTTATTGCTGTCGTCCTCGCCGCAAGCTGGCAGATGTCCGGCTATACCATGGCCATGTATCTGGCTGGCCTGCGCGGCATCCCGGATGACCTGCGCGAGGCTGCCCGCGTCGATGGCGCAAGTGAATGGCAGATTTACCGCTATGTGATTCTTCCGCTCCTTCAGCCCATCACGCTCAGCGCCATGATCATTCTCGGCCACATCTCCCTCAAGATCTTCGACCTCATCGTCGGCATGGGCGGCTTCGATAACCCCTATATCGACATGCCTGGCGTCAATATGTTCGTCACGGCTTTCCGTGGCGACTCGACCGGTCGCGGTGCGGCCATCGCTATGGTGCTGCTCGTCATGGTTGCCTCCGTCATCGTGCCTTATCTGCGCTCGGCGCTCCGATCGGAGACTGAACTATGA
- a CDS encoding carbohydrate ABC transporter permease produces the protein MTAQPAVAAISPSPFGLLRLRRSIARVIVYALLVTFAVIFLIPVYMLLVTGFKDFSQVSLSTMWNFPTLFSLDGFREAFDKLSPNLVNSFVLVIPATLLSAFIGSINGYVLSKWKFRGANILFPLMLFGMFIPYQAILIPLVQFLGSIHLYGNISGLIAVNVIYGIPITTLIFRNYYAEVPTEMLEAGAIDGAGFFGIYRHIIFPVSAPAFVVVVIWQFTQIWNEFMFAVSIVTAADKVPITVALQNLSGAQVVEWNVQMAGAFLAALPTLLVYIILGRYFIRGLLAGSVKG, from the coding sequence ATGACCGCCCAACCCGCCGTCGCCGCGATCAGCCCTTCTCCGTTCGGATTGCTTCGCCTCCGCCGCTCGATTGCCCGTGTCATCGTTTACGCACTGCTCGTTACGTTTGCCGTGATCTTCCTGATCCCGGTCTATATGCTCCTGGTGACCGGCTTCAAGGACTTCTCTCAGGTAAGCCTCTCGACCATGTGGAACTTCCCGACACTCTTCAGTCTGGACGGTTTCAGGGAGGCCTTCGACAAGCTCAGCCCGAACCTTGTCAACAGCTTTGTGCTGGTGATCCCCGCCACGCTCCTCTCGGCATTCATCGGCTCGATTAACGGTTACGTACTGTCCAAATGGAAGTTCCGCGGGGCAAACATCCTATTCCCGCTCATGCTGTTCGGCATGTTTATCCCCTATCAGGCCATCCTGATCCCGCTCGTCCAGTTCCTTGGCTCGATCCACCTCTATGGCAACATCTCCGGCCTGATCGCCGTCAACGTCATCTACGGTATTCCGATCACCACGCTCATATTCCGCAACTACTACGCGGAAGTCCCGACCGAAATGCTTGAGGCGGGCGCCATCGACGGTGCAGGCTTTTTCGGCATCTACCGCCACATCATCTTCCCGGTGTCTGCGCCGGCCTTTGTAGTCGTAGTCATCTGGCAGTTCACCCAGATCTGGAATGAGTTCATGTTCGCCGTCAGTATTGTCACGGCTGCCGACAAAGTCCCGATCACCGTCGCCCTGCAAAATCTCTCCGGTGCTCAGGTGGTCGAATGGAACGTGCAGATGGCAGGGGCATTCCTGGCCGCGCTGCCCACCTTGCTCGTCTACATCATCCTGGGCAGATACTTCATTCGTGGGTTGCTGGCGGGCAGCGTCAAGGGCTGA